The DNA sequence AGAGTGATTACACAAGATGAATAAGAGCATCCGTGCGATTTTGGTAGTCCTCTTAGCGATAGGGGTATGCCCATCAGTCGCCCTGGAAACGACAGAGCCGACCGCTGAATCCAATCTGACACGACAGGGTCAACAAGCAATTCAGAGTAATACTCTCACTGCTGGATTTGCTGACGCCGCTAAGGACGCAGATTCTGGCGAGTCGCAAGATTCCAAATTCGTTTCACTCTTTGACGGCTCATCACTGAGTGGCTGGATTGGTGACAAGCCGTATTGGAGCGTACGCGATGGCGTGATCGTAGGAGAGATTACCCCAGAGACGTTAATCAAGAAGAATCGTTTCCTGATCTATCAAGGCAAGATCCAAAAGGATTTCGAGCTCATAGCCGAATACCGCATTTCGCAACAGGGCAATAGTGGGATCAACTATCGTAGTGAACTCGTCGAAGGAATCGACTTTCATGCCCTTCGCGGCTATCAATGCGACATCGATGGCCAGAACCGGTACACAGGCAGCAACTATGAAGAAC is a window from the Lacipirellulaceae bacterium genome containing:
- a CDS encoding DUF1080 domain-containing protein, coding for MNKSIRAILVVLLAIGVCPSVALETTEPTAESNLTRQGQQAIQSNTLTAGFADAAKDADSGESQDSKFVSLFDGSSLSGWIGDKPYWSVRDGVIVGEITPETLIKKNRFLIYQGKIQKDFELIAEYRISQQGNSGINYRSELVEGIDFHALRGYQCDIDGQNRYTGSNYEERGRTTLASIGESMVIPSIKASEKLMHVKRNRWTVGVRQRSIAPASELRKGIKDSKWNEVRIVAKGNVLEHYVNAQLMSKVIDEDEANRKFEGRLGVQVHVGPPMTVEYRNLRVRPLSSAKD